One Cedecea neteri DNA segment encodes these proteins:
- a CDS encoding MFS transporter, which produces MFSFLKVPASVAPLSNKSEIDARYRYWRRHILITIWLGYALFYFTRKSFNAAAPEILATGVMERTDIGLLATLFYITYGLSKFFSGIVSDFSNARYFMGIGLIATGVVNILFGFSTSLWAFALLWALNAFFQGWGSPVCARLLTAWYSRSERGGWWAVWNTAHNVGGALIPIIMGAAALQYGWRVGMMIAGGLAIIAGLFLCWRLRDRPQTVGLPAVGDWQHDALEIAQQQEGAGLTRKEILYKYVLVNPYIWLLSLCYVLVYVVRAAINDWGNLYMSETLGVGLVTANSAVTMFELGGFIGALVAGWGSDKLFNGNRGPMNLIFAAGILLSVGSLWLMPFASYVMQAACFFTTGFFVFGPQMLIGMAAAECSHKEAAGAATGFVGLFAYLGASLSGWPLARVIDIWHWSGFFAVIAIAAGISALLLLPFLNAQAPREANEA; this is translated from the coding sequence ATGTTCAGTTTTTTAAAGGTCCCGGCAAGCGTCGCGCCGCTTAGCAACAAAAGTGAGATTGATGCCCGCTACCGCTACTGGCGTCGTCATATCCTGATCACTATCTGGCTCGGCTACGCGCTGTTTTATTTCACCCGCAAAAGCTTTAACGCCGCCGCGCCGGAAATCCTCGCCACCGGCGTGATGGAGCGAACCGATATCGGCCTGCTGGCGACGCTGTTTTACATCACTTATGGCCTGTCGAAGTTCTTCTCCGGGATTGTCAGCGACTTTTCCAATGCCCGCTACTTTATGGGCATCGGGCTGATAGCCACCGGCGTTGTGAATATCCTGTTTGGCTTCTCGACCTCGCTGTGGGCGTTTGCGCTGCTGTGGGCGCTGAACGCCTTTTTCCAGGGCTGGGGATCGCCGGTTTGTGCCCGGCTGCTGACGGCGTGGTATTCCCGCAGCGAGCGCGGCGGCTGGTGGGCCGTCTGGAACACAGCGCACAACGTAGGCGGGGCGCTAATCCCGATCATCATGGGGGCCGCGGCGCTGCAGTACGGCTGGCGTGTCGGGATGATGATTGCCGGAGGCCTGGCTATCATCGCCGGGTTATTCCTCTGCTGGCGGCTGCGCGACAGGCCGCAAACCGTGGGCTTGCCTGCGGTGGGGGACTGGCAGCATGACGCCCTGGAGATCGCCCAGCAGCAGGAAGGCGCGGGGCTGACGCGCAAAGAAATCCTCTACAAGTACGTGCTGGTTAACCCTTACATCTGGCTGCTCTCGCTGTGCTACGTGCTGGTGTATGTGGTGCGGGCGGCGATTAATGACTGGGGCAATCTTTATATGTCCGAAACGCTCGGCGTCGGGCTGGTTACCGCCAACTCAGCGGTGACCATGTTTGAGCTGGGCGGATTTATCGGCGCACTGGTAGCGGGCTGGGGCTCGGACAAACTGTTCAACGGTAACCGTGGCCCGATGAACCTGATCTTCGCGGCAGGTATTTTGCTTTCCGTGGGCTCGCTGTGGCTGATGCCCTTTGCCAGCTACGTGATGCAGGCGGCCTGTTTCTTTACCACCGGTTTCTTCGTGTTTGGGCCGCAGATGCTGATTGGCATGGCGGCGGCAGAATGCTCGCACAAAGAGGCTGCGGGCGCGGCGACGGGATTTGTCGGGCTGTTTGCCTACCTTGGCGCATCGCTTTCCGGCTGGCCGCTGGCGCGGGTGATCGACATCTGGCACTGGAGCGGCTTTTTCGCCGTGATCGCGATTGCCGCCGGGATATCAGCTTTGCTGCTGCTACCGTTCTTGAACGCTCAGGCCCCGCGCGAGGCTAACGAAGCGTGA
- the uhpB gene encoding signal transduction histidine-protein kinase/phosphatase UhpB produces MRPFFSRLIAVIASFFIFSAGWFCLWSISLHLVERPELAVLLFPFGLRLGLMLQCPRGYWPVLLGAEWLMLFWLAQEVALEHLPLLMVGGVFTVLPVALISRYRHQRDWRTLLRQGAALIAAALLQSLPWLNQGSDALNALLLTLTGGLTLAPTCLVLWHYLTSTVWQPLGPALVSQPVNWRGRHLIWYLLLFAVSLWLQLGLPAELSRFTPFCLALPIIALAWHYGWQGALIATLMNAIALIASQTWHDHPVDLLLSLLAQSLTGLLLGAGIQRLRELNQSLQTELARNRRLAERLLETEESVRREVARELHDDIGQTITAIRTQAGIVQRLAPESEGVKRSGAHIEQLSLGVYDSVRRLLGRLRPRQLDDLSLEQAIRSLMREMELESRGIVGHINWQIDEPLLSEGQRVTLFRVCQEGLNNIVKHASASAVTLQGWQQDERLMLVIEDDGSGLPPGSGQQGFGLTGMRERVTALGGTFAISCTHGTRVSVSLPLRYV; encoded by the coding sequence ATGCGGCCTTTCTTCTCGCGGCTGATCGCCGTTATCGCCAGTTTCTTTATCTTTTCCGCCGGCTGGTTTTGCCTGTGGAGCATTAGCCTGCATCTGGTGGAACGGCCTGAGCTGGCGGTACTGCTGTTTCCTTTTGGATTGCGCTTAGGGCTGATGCTGCAATGCCCGCGCGGCTACTGGCCGGTTCTGCTGGGGGCGGAGTGGCTAATGCTTTTCTGGCTCGCGCAGGAAGTGGCGCTGGAGCATCTGCCGCTGTTAATGGTGGGCGGCGTGTTCACCGTCCTGCCGGTGGCGCTGATTTCCCGCTATCGGCATCAGCGTGACTGGCGGACTCTGCTGCGGCAGGGAGCGGCGCTTATCGCGGCCGCTTTGCTTCAGTCGCTGCCGTGGCTGAACCAGGGCAGCGATGCCCTGAATGCGCTGCTGCTGACCCTGACCGGCGGGTTAACCCTGGCGCCGACCTGCCTGGTGCTCTGGCACTATCTGACCAGCACTGTCTGGCAACCTCTTGGCCCGGCGCTGGTTTCACAGCCGGTCAACTGGCGGGGGCGGCATCTGATTTGGTATTTACTGCTGTTTGCCGTCAGCCTCTGGCTGCAGCTGGGTTTACCTGCCGAACTCTCCCGTTTTACGCCGTTCTGCCTGGCGCTGCCGATTATCGCCCTGGCCTGGCACTACGGCTGGCAGGGGGCGCTGATTGCCACCCTGATGAACGCCATCGCGCTGATCGCCAGCCAGACCTGGCACGATCATCCGGTAGACCTTCTGCTGTCGCTGCTGGCTCAAAGCCTGACTGGCTTGCTGCTGGGGGCGGGGATTCAGCGCCTGCGTGAACTGAACCAGTCTTTGCAAACGGAGCTGGCGCGAAATCGCCGCCTGGCCGAACGCCTGCTGGAAACCGAAGAAAGCGTGCGGCGGGAAGTGGCGCGCGAACTGCATGACGACATTGGGCAGACCATCACGGCGATCCGCACCCAGGCCGGGATTGTGCAGCGGCTGGCGCCAGAAAGTGAAGGCGTTAAGCGCAGCGGGGCGCATATCGAACAGCTTTCTCTGGGCGTATATGACTCGGTTCGCCGTCTGCTGGGGCGCTTACGCCCGCGCCAGCTGGATGATTTATCGCTCGAACAGGCGATTCGTTCCCTGATGCGCGAGATGGAGCTGGAAAGTCGCGGTATCGTCGGCCATATCAACTGGCAAATCGATGAACCTCTGCTTAGCGAGGGGCAGCGCGTGACGCTGTTCCGCGTTTGCCAGGAAGGGCTCAATAATATCGTGAAGCACGCCAGTGCCAGCGCGGTAACGCTCCAGGGCTGGCAACAGGACGAGCGGCTGATGCTGGTCATTGAAGACGATGGCAGCGGTTTGCCGCCGGGTTCCGGGCAGCAGGGTTTTGGGCTAACCGGCATGCGCGAACGCGTGACAGCGTTGGGCGGGACGTTCGCTATTTCCTGCACTCACGGCACACGCGTCAGCGTTAGTCTGCCATTACGTTATGTTTGA
- the uhpA gene encoding transcriptional regulator UhpA has protein sequence MTAIALIDDHLIVRSGFAQLLGLEADFQVVAEFGSGREALAGLPGQGVQVCICDISMPDISGLELLSQLPKGMAIIMLSVHDSPALVEQALNAGARGFLSKRCSPDELIAAVRTVATGGCYLTPDIAMKLAAGRQDPLTKRERQVAEKLAQGMAVKEIATELGLSPKTVHVHRANLMEKLDVSNDVALARRLFDGW, from the coding sequence ATGACCGCTATTGCCCTTATCGACGACCACCTTATCGTCCGCTCTGGTTTTGCCCAACTTCTTGGGCTGGAGGCGGATTTTCAGGTCGTGGCCGAGTTTGGTTCCGGGCGCGAGGCGCTGGCGGGGCTGCCGGGGCAGGGCGTGCAGGTGTGCATTTGCGATATCTCGATGCCGGACATTTCCGGGCTGGAGCTGCTAAGCCAGTTGCCGAAAGGGATGGCGATCATCATGCTGTCGGTGCACGACAGCCCGGCGCTGGTGGAGCAGGCGCTGAACGCTGGCGCGCGCGGCTTTTTATCCAAACGCTGCAGCCCCGACGAACTGATTGCCGCCGTGCGTACGGTAGCAACGGGTGGTTGCTACCTGACGCCGGACATCGCCATGAAGCTGGCTGCCGGGCGGCAGGATCCGCTGACGAAGCGCGAGCGGCAGGTGGCGGAAAAACTGGCGCAGGGCATGGCGGTAAAAGAGATTGCTACCGAACTGGGGCTATCGCCAAAGACGGTGCACGTGCACCGCGCCAACCTGATGGAAAAGCTCGACGTCAGCAACGATGTGGCGCTGGCGCGACGCCTGTTTGACGGCTGGTAA
- the miaE gene encoding tRNA isopentenyl-2-thiomethyl-A-37 hydroxylase MiaE has protein sequence MDYQQLLSPITQFLQCPTPEAWIHKARRPENLPLLLTDHMVCELKAAQTAMLLIRKYVADKDSSQALLAWLQPYEAFTFRDGEEPDFLSLHKGLSKSIMPKTANGWGQQLIDSMVLLIKEELHHFWQVREIMIARNIPYAKITASRYAKGLLSETRTHEPLMLVDKLICGAYIEARSCERFAALAPHLDDELQRFYLSLLRSEARHYQDYLTLAEQIAGGDISERVRFFGKLEAGLIQSHDDEFRFHSGVPAAE, from the coding sequence ATGGACTACCAGCAACTCCTCTCCCCGATTACCCAATTCCTGCAGTGCCCAACGCCCGAAGCATGGATTCATAAAGCCCGCCGCCCGGAAAATCTGCCGCTGCTGTTAACCGACCACATGGTGTGCGAGCTGAAAGCCGCGCAAACCGCGATGCTGCTGATCCGCAAATACGTTGCCGATAAAGACAGTTCGCAGGCGCTGCTGGCCTGGCTGCAGCCTTATGAAGCCTTTACCTTCCGTGATGGCGAGGAACCGGACTTTCTCTCGCTCCACAAAGGGCTGAGCAAAAGCATCATGCCGAAAACGGCAAACGGCTGGGGGCAGCAGCTTATCGACAGCATGGTGTTGCTTATCAAAGAAGAGCTGCACCATTTTTGGCAGGTGCGGGAAATTATGATTGCCCGTAACATCCCGTACGCCAAAATTACCGCCAGCCGCTACGCTAAAGGTTTACTGAGTGAAACTCGCACTCATGAACCGCTGATGCTGGTCGATAAGCTTATTTGCGGGGCCTACATTGAAGCGCGATCCTGTGAACGATTTGCCGCGCTGGCGCCGCACCTGGATGATGAACTACAGCGTTTTTACCTGTCGCTGCTGCGTTCTGAGGCGCGTCATTATCAGGATTATTTAACCCTGGCGGAGCAGATTGCCGGGGGCGATATCAGTGAACGCGTTCGTTTCTTTGGCAAGCTTGAGGCCGGGCTTATTCAAAGTCATGACGACGAGTTTCGTTTCCACAGCGGCGTACCCGCAGCAGAGTAG
- the rraB gene encoding ribonuclease E inhibitor RraB encodes MANPEQLEEQREETRLIIEELLDDGSDPDALYTIEHHLSADDFETLEKAAVEAFKLGYEVTDPEELEVEEGDTVICCDILSECALNAELIGAQVEQLLNLAEKFGVEYDGWGTYFEDPNGEEGEEGDEDDEYQDEDDDGVRH; translated from the coding sequence ATGGCAAATCCAGAACAGCTGGAAGAACAGCGCGAAGAAACACGTTTAATCATTGAAGAACTGCTGGACGACGGGAGCGATCCTGACGCGTTGTACACCATTGAACACCACCTTTCTGCGGATGATTTTGAAACGCTGGAGAAAGCCGCCGTTGAAGCGTTCAAGCTGGGTTATGAAGTGACCGACCCGGAAGAGCTGGAAGTAGAAGAAGGCGATACCGTTATTTGCTGCGACATTCTGAGCGAATGCGCGCTGAATGCTGAACTGATCGGCGCCCAGGTTGAACAACTGCTGAATCTGGCAGAGAAATTCGGCGTGGAATACGACGGCTGGGGCACCTACTTCGAAGACCCGAACGGCGAAGAGGGTGAGGAAGGCGACGAAGACGACGAATATCAGGACGAAGACGACGACGGCGTTCGTCACTAA
- the argF gene encoding ornithine carbamoyltransferase, translating to MSHFYQKNFLKLLDFTPAQLNELLALSAKLKSDKKKGTEIQRLTGKNIALIFEKDSTRTRCSFEVAAYDQGARVTYLGPSGSQIGHKESIKDTARVLGRIYDGIQYRGYGQDIVETLASYAGVPVWNGLTNEYHPTQLLADLLTMQEHLPGKSLNEMTLVYAGDARNNMGNSMLEAAALTGLDLRLVAPKACWPDEKLVAECKAMAEKTGGKITLTEDVAEGVKGADFIYTDVWVSMGEAKEKWAERIALLRPYQVNSAMLALTGNPQVKFLHCLPAFHDDQTTLGKQMAQEFDLHGGMEVTDEVFESSHSVVFDQAENRMHTIKAVMVATLAN from the coding sequence ATGAGTCACTTCTATCAGAAAAACTTTCTTAAGCTGCTCGATTTTACCCCTGCCCAACTGAACGAATTGCTGGCTCTGTCCGCCAAGCTGAAAAGCGACAAGAAAAAAGGAACAGAAATTCAGCGCCTTACTGGTAAAAATATTGCGCTCATCTTCGAAAAAGATTCGACTCGTACTCGTTGCTCTTTCGAAGTTGCCGCTTACGACCAGGGTGCACGCGTCACTTATCTCGGCCCAAGCGGCAGCCAGATTGGGCATAAAGAATCAATTAAAGATACCGCACGCGTACTCGGGCGGATTTATGACGGCATCCAGTACCGTGGCTATGGCCAGGATATCGTCGAAACCCTGGCCAGCTATGCGGGCGTGCCGGTGTGGAACGGGCTGACCAACGAATACCACCCGACCCAACTTCTCGCGGATTTACTCACCATGCAAGAACACTTGCCGGGTAAAAGCCTGAATGAGATGACGCTGGTTTACGCCGGGGACGCACGCAACAACATGGGTAACTCCATGCTGGAAGCCGCAGCTCTGACTGGACTGGATTTGCGCCTGGTGGCACCTAAAGCCTGCTGGCCGGATGAAAAGCTGGTCGCCGAATGCAAAGCCATGGCCGAAAAGACGGGCGGGAAAATCACGTTAACCGAAGATGTTGCCGAGGGCGTTAAAGGGGCGGATTTCATCTATACCGACGTTTGGGTGTCGATGGGCGAGGCCAAAGAGAAGTGGGCCGAACGTATCGCCCTGCTGCGCCCTTATCAGGTCAACAGCGCCATGCTGGCGTTAACCGGTAACCCGCAGGTTAAATTCCTGCACTGCCTGCCGGCGTTTCACGACGATCAAACCACGCTGGGTAAGCAAATGGCGCAGGAGTTCGATCTGCACGGCGGCATGGAAGTCACCGACGAAGTTTTTGAATCCTCCCACAGCGTGGTGTTCGACCAGGCTGAGAACCGGATGCACACCATTAAAGCCGTGATGGTCGCCACGCTGGCAAACTAG
- the arcA gene encoding arginine deiminase, with protein MDKHYVGSEIGQLRSVMLHRPNLSLKRLTPSNCQELLFDDVLSVERAGEEHDVFANTLRGQGVEVLLLTDLLTQTLDVSDAKAWLLNTQISDYRLGPAFASDVRGWLADMPHRELARRLSGGLTYGEIPTHIKNMVVDIHATTDFIMKPLPNHLFTRDTSCWIYNGVSINPMAKAARQRETNNLRAIYRWHPAFTDGKFIKYYGDENINYDHATLEGGDVLVIGRGAVLIGMSERTTPQGIEFLAESLFRHQQATRVIAVELPKHRSCMHLDTVMTHLDLDTFSVYPEVVRKDVQCWTLTPDGHGGIKRHQETSLVNAIEKALGIDQVKLITTGGDAFEAEREQWNDANNVLTVRPGVVIGYERNIWTNEKYDKAGITVLPIPGDELGRGRGGARCMSCPLERDGI; from the coding sequence ATGGACAAACATTATGTCGGTTCCGAAATAGGTCAATTACGCAGCGTGATGCTGCATCGGCCAAACCTCAGCCTGAAAAGACTTACTCCTTCAAACTGTCAGGAATTGTTATTTGACGATGTGCTTTCCGTTGAGCGTGCCGGTGAAGAGCACGACGTTTTTGCCAATACGCTGCGCGGCCAGGGCGTAGAAGTCCTGCTGCTCACCGACCTGCTGACCCAGACGCTGGATGTCAGCGATGCCAAGGCCTGGCTGCTGAATACTCAGATTTCAGACTATCGGCTCGGGCCCGCATTCGCCTCGGACGTTCGCGGCTGGCTGGCCGATATGCCGCATCGCGAACTCGCCCGTCGCCTTTCCGGCGGGCTGACCTATGGGGAAATTCCGACGCACATTAAAAATATGGTCGTGGATATTCACGCCACAACAGATTTTATTATGAAGCCGCTCCCTAATCATTTATTCACCCGTGATACGTCCTGCTGGATTTATAACGGCGTTTCTATTAACCCAATGGCAAAAGCGGCTCGCCAGCGCGAAACAAATAACTTAAGGGCCATTTATCGCTGGCACCCAGCATTCACTGACGGAAAATTCATTAAGTATTACGGCGACGAAAATATTAATTATGACCACGCCACGCTGGAAGGCGGTGACGTATTAGTGATTGGACGAGGCGCTGTATTAATTGGCATGTCCGAACGAACCACGCCTCAAGGCATAGAATTCCTCGCTGAATCATTATTCAGGCATCAACAGGCAACGCGCGTGATTGCCGTTGAACTGCCGAAGCACCGCTCCTGTATGCACCTCGATACCGTCATGACCCATCTCGATCTCGACACCTTCTCCGTTTACCCGGAAGTCGTCCGCAAGGACGTGCAGTGCTGGACGTTAACCCCTGACGGCCACGGCGGCATCAAGCGCCACCAGGAAACCAGCCTGGTGAACGCCATCGAAAAAGCGCTGGGTATCGATCAGGTCAAGCTCATCACCACCGGCGGCGATGCCTTTGAGGCCGAGCGCGAACAGTGGAACGACGCCAACAACGTGCTGACCGTTCGCCCCGGCGTGGTCATCGGCTACGAACGCAATATCTGGACCAACGAGAAATACGACAAAGCCGGGATCACCGTCCTGCCTATTCCGGGCGATGAACTGGGCCGCGGGCGCGGCGGCGCGCGCTGCATGAGCTGCCCGTTGGAACGCGACGGAATTTAA
- a CDS encoding carbamate kinase, with product MQQKPTLVVALGGNALLKRGEPLEADLQRKNIELAAKTIAQLTHAWRVVLVHGNGPQVGLLALQNSAYQNVSPYPLDVLGAESQGMIGYMLQQALKNNLPDREVSVLLTQVEVDSQDPAFSNPTKYIGPVYSKEQADALVRDKGWSVKADGQYFRRVVPSPQPKRIVESDAITALIQRDHLVICNGGGGVPVVEKADGYHGIEAVIDKDLSAALLARQIEADALLILTDADAVYLNWGTPAQRPLTSVTPAELESMSFDAGSMGPKVSACSRFVASCHGIAGIGALEDGPAILTGEKGTLIREP from the coding sequence ATGCAACAGAAACCCACTCTCGTAGTCGCGCTCGGCGGAAATGCCCTGCTGAAGCGCGGTGAGCCGCTGGAAGCCGACCTGCAGCGTAAAAACATTGAGCTGGCGGCAAAAACTATCGCCCAGCTCACCCACGCCTGGCGCGTGGTGCTGGTGCACGGCAACGGTCCGCAGGTCGGCCTGCTGGCCCTGCAAAACAGCGCCTACCAAAACGTAAGTCCTTATCCGCTCGATGTTCTCGGCGCTGAGAGCCAGGGAATGATCGGCTACATGCTGCAGCAGGCGCTGAAAAATAACCTGCCTGACCGCGAAGTCAGCGTGCTGCTGACTCAGGTTGAAGTGGACTCGCAGGATCCGGCGTTTAGCAATCCGACCAAGTACATCGGCCCGGTGTACAGCAAGGAGCAGGCGGATGCGCTGGTGCGTGACAAAGGCTGGTCGGTAAAAGCTGATGGCCAGTACTTCCGCCGCGTGGTGCCGTCCCCGCAGCCTAAACGCATCGTCGAAAGCGATGCCATTACGGCGCTTATCCAGCGTGACCATCTGGTCATTTGCAACGGCGGCGGCGGCGTGCCGGTGGTGGAAAAAGCCGACGGCTACCACGGGATTGAAGCCGTCATTGATAAGGATCTTTCCGCCGCATTACTGGCCCGCCAGATAGAGGCCGACGCCCTGCTGATCCTCACCGACGCCGACGCCGTTTATCTCAACTGGGGCACGCCGGCGCAGCGCCCGCTCACCAGCGTGACGCCGGCAGAGCTTGAAAGCATGAGCTTCGATGCAGGCTCGATGGGGCCAAAAGTGTCCGCCTGCAGTCGCTTCGTCGCCAGTTGCCACGGTATCGCCGGGATCGGTGCGCTGGAGGATGGCCCGGCAATTCTGACTGGGGAGAAAGGCACGTTAATTCGGGAGCCGTGA
- the argF gene encoding ornithine carbamoyltransferase, with the protein MTINLKNRNFLKLLDFKPAEIQYLIDLARELKAAKQAGTEKKTLCGKNIALIFEKTSTRTRCAFEVGAFDQGALVTYLGPSGSQIGHKESMKDTARVLGRMYDGIEYRGYGQEIVEELGEYAGVPVWNGLTNEFHPTQILADLMTMLEHAPGKKLQDLSFAYLGDARNNMGNSLMVGAAKMGMDIRLVAPKAFWPEAALVEQCRAIAKETGGRIMLTDSVAEGVADVDFLYTDVWVSMGEPKEAWAERVSIMTPYQINQNVLNATGNPNVKFMHCLPAFHNEHTKVGKEIEETYGLKGLEVTEEVFESKHSIVFDEAENRMHTIKAVMVATLGE; encoded by the coding sequence ATGACTATCAACCTAAAAAACCGCAATTTCCTGAAACTCCTCGACTTCAAACCGGCAGAAATTCAGTACCTCATCGACCTGGCCCGTGAACTGAAGGCCGCCAAACAGGCCGGAACGGAGAAAAAAACGCTATGCGGTAAAAACATCGCGCTGATCTTCGAGAAAACCTCCACCCGCACCCGCTGCGCCTTTGAAGTTGGCGCGTTTGACCAGGGCGCACTGGTGACGTATTTGGGGCCAAGCGGCTCGCAAATCGGCCATAAAGAATCCATGAAAGATACCGCCCGTGTGCTAGGGCGGATGTACGACGGGATTGAATACCGCGGCTATGGCCAGGAGATTGTCGAAGAACTGGGGGAATACGCTGGCGTGCCAGTGTGGAACGGGCTGACCAATGAATTTCACCCGACCCAGATCCTCGCCGACCTGATGACCATGCTGGAGCACGCCCCGGGTAAAAAACTGCAGGATCTCTCCTTCGCTTATCTCGGCGATGCCCGTAACAACATGGGCAATTCCCTTATGGTGGGCGCAGCCAAAATGGGCATGGATATTCGCCTTGTTGCGCCCAAAGCCTTCTGGCCTGAAGCGGCGCTGGTCGAGCAATGCCGAGCCATCGCCAAAGAAACCGGCGGCCGCATCATGCTGACGGACAGCGTTGCAGAAGGCGTTGCGGACGTGGATTTCCTCTACACCGACGTTTGGGTTTCGATGGGCGAGCCTAAAGAAGCCTGGGCCGAACGCGTAAGCATCATGACGCCTTACCAAATTAACCAGAACGTCCTAAACGCGACCGGCAACCCAAACGTCAAGTTCATGCATTGCCTGCCGGCCTTCCACAACGAACACACCAAAGTCGGCAAAGAGATCGAAGAAACCTACGGTCTGAAGGGGCTGGAAGTGACCGAGGAAGTCTTTGAGTCAAAACACTCCATCGTCTTCGACGAAGCCGAAAACCGCATGCACACCATTAAAGCCGTGATGGTCGCCACGCTCGGCGAGTAA
- the arcD gene encoding arginine-ornithine antiporter: MADVTHEGAADTSTSSERKLGLSALVALVIGSMIGGGVFSLPQNFASVASPGALLIGWAITGVGMLCLAFIYQNLSARCPDLDGGVYSYARAGFGDFIGFQSAWGYWFSAWLGNVSYAVLLFSAMSFFIPVFGDGNNLPSIIGASVVLWLVHALVLRGVREAAYINTILTVVKVIILLVFIVAVLIAFRIGVFTADFWGRMMLVEGSRPEIFDQVKNTMLVTTWVFIGIEGATVVSARAAKREDIGKATVIGLLGALAIYVLVSVLSMGILDQATLAGLKNPSMAGVLESVVGPWGAKFVAGGVILSVAGALLAWTLFAAELPRVAAIDGIFPKIFAKENARHSPSFSLWITNGLIQLFLILTLFYAAGYQALFSIATAAILPPYLFSAAYGLKLAWTGERYGQGESRTGGILLGLIATAYGFWLCYAAGDSMLLSSLLFTPGILVFLWQKKTQGQPLLKSYELAIAVAILALAAWTLKLVITGNLQIA; this comes from the coding sequence ATGGCCGATGTTACCCATGAAGGTGCCGCAGACACCTCCACAAGCAGTGAAAGAAAACTCGGACTCAGCGCGCTGGTGGCGCTGGTTATAGGCTCGATGATTGGCGGGGGCGTTTTCAGCCTGCCGCAAAACTTTGCTTCAGTAGCTTCACCCGGCGCATTGCTGATCGGCTGGGCTATCACCGGCGTCGGTATGCTTTGCCTGGCGTTTATTTATCAGAATCTCAGCGCGCGTTGCCCGGATCTTGACGGCGGCGTTTACAGCTATGCCCGGGCCGGGTTTGGCGACTTTATTGGCTTCCAGTCCGCCTGGGGCTACTGGTTCTCCGCCTGGCTCGGGAACGTCTCTTACGCGGTATTGCTGTTCAGCGCCATGAGCTTTTTCATTCCGGTTTTTGGCGACGGGAATAACCTGCCTTCCATTATCGGCGCCTCCGTTGTGCTGTGGCTGGTGCATGCTCTGGTACTTCGCGGAGTACGCGAAGCCGCCTACATCAACACCATCCTCACCGTGGTAAAGGTCATCATCCTGCTGGTCTTTATTGTCGCGGTGCTGATTGCCTTCCGGATTGGCGTGTTCACAGCAGATTTCTGGGGCCGCATGATGCTGGTCGAAGGCTCACGTCCAGAAATTTTCGACCAGGTTAAAAACACCATGCTGGTCACCACCTGGGTGTTTATCGGCATCGAAGGCGCGACCGTCGTTTCCGCCCGAGCCGCAAAACGTGAGGATATCGGTAAGGCGACGGTCATTGGTCTGCTGGGCGCGCTGGCGATTTATGTGCTGGTCAGCGTGCTGTCGATGGGGATCCTCGATCAGGCCACTCTGGCCGGGCTGAAGAATCCGTCAATGGCGGGCGTGCTGGAAAGCGTGGTCGGGCCGTGGGGAGCGAAGTTCGTTGCCGGAGGCGTGATTCTGTCCGTAGCCGGCGCGCTGCTGGCCTGGACGCTGTTTGCCGCTGAATTACCCCGTGTCGCGGCGATTGACGGCATTTTCCCTAAAATTTTCGCCAAAGAGAACGCCCGCCATTCACCCTCGTTTTCGCTGTGGATCACCAATGGCTTAATTCAGCTCTTCCTGATCCTCACCTTGTTCTACGCCGCTGGCTACCAGGCGCTGTTCTCCATCGCCACGGCAGCCATTTTACCTCCGTACCTGTTCAGCGCGGCCTACGGATTAAAGCTGGCCTGGACCGGGGAGCGTTATGGGCAAGGGGAATCACGAACCGGCGGCATCCTGCTTGGCCTGATTGCAACGGCTTACGGCTTCTGGCTTTGCTACGCCGCGGGCGATTCGATGTTGCTTAGCTCGCTGTTATTCACGCCGGGCATTCTGGTGTTCCTGTGGCAGAAAAAAACCCAGGGTCAGCCGCTGCTGAAAAGCTATGAACTGGCGATCGCCGTAGCCATTCTTGCTTTGGCCGCATGGACATTAAAACTGGTGATAACCGGAAATTTACAGATAGCCTGA